DNA from Mucilaginibacter mallensis:
AAACCTGCTTATTATCAATATTATTTGTTTTATCCCCTTTTTAACTATAGATCATGGTAACCCGGGAGGCCCGTTCTCCACCATGTTTGGGGTATATTATTTTAACTCGCCTGCCTTTCGCCCATGGCAGCTGATAACTTACATGTTTTTACATGGCAGTATATGGCATATACTGTTCAACATGTTCGCCTTATTTTCATTTGGGCCGATAGTGGAATATTCATTGGGCTCGAAACGGTTTTTTAACTTCTATTTTATTTGCGGTATTGGCGCTGTGCTTTTACAAATGCTGGTTCAGGCTATACAGGTGCATTCCATTACTGGCGGCTTCACTATTTCACATCCTGAAATTGAGGCCAGCTATTACCAGTTTGGTGATATGGCGCAAAAAGTTTACGATATTTACCATGGCTCAATGGTTGGCGCATCAGGTGCTATATTTGGCTTGTTGATAGCTTTTGGCATGCTTTTCCCAAACATGGAGCTGATGATCATGTTTATACCGGTACCGGTTAAGGCTAAATACATCATACCTTTTTATGTACTGGTTGAGTTAACCCTGGGATTGGGCCAATTTGGCGGCGATAACGTTGCTCACTTTGCGCATTTGGGCGGTGCATTGATAGGCTTTATATTGATAAAA
Protein-coding regions in this window:
- a CDS encoding rhomboid family intramembrane serine protease, with translation MQFSNIPPVVKNLLIINIICFIPFLTIDHGNPGGPFSTMFGVYYFNSPAFRPWQLITYMFLHGSIWHILFNMFALFSFGPIVEYSLGSKRFFNFYFICGIGAVLLQMLVQAIQVHSITGGFTISHPEIEASYYQFGDMAQKVYDIYHGSMVGASGAIFGLLIAFGMLFPNMELMIMFIPVPVKAKYIIPFYVLVELTLGLGQFGGDNVAHFAHLGGALIGFILIKAWNIQRT